A single region of the Vicia villosa cultivar HV-30 ecotype Madison, WI linkage group LG4, Vvil1.0, whole genome shotgun sequence genome encodes:
- the LOC131596233 gene encoding putative wall-associated receptor kinase-like 16: MKMMKHVLMINALTMMVGIAALAADTCNDIIHTCGDVEIPYPFAIYNNNPDCFSHRQLLKLYCNKSKIYAGKNLQVLNINISKSQIEWLLDVSKYCGKDNVNNYENTLTTASYTISSKDNKFITVGNNSYGYLNSFSDDGGKYSTGCLTRSFGDPRDIDNGTCSGIGCCQVDIPPRMTNISVQAYNFNKSSESCSYSFVVKNDSYTFSSTHLSKGLPQREFPAVFDWTIGDENCSSAKNNGVNYGCKSNSHCDDKDTYFGYRCKCNPGYEGNPYNPIGCTDIDECEIGPHECKTKENCRNTDGNHTCFCPKGSSGDGTLKGGCQQNLNTIVLPIVLGAGAVFTVLFAGIIFYLLNQKRKLNKLKEKFYKQNGGSILEQKLTQRQDSSQIAHIFKENELRKATNNYDESLIVGRGGFGTVFKGELEDNRIVAIKKSKTIDESQVEQFINEVDVVSRINHRNVVKLLGCCLETEVPLLVYEFVSNGTLSEFIRTEIGKVNNVSWKTRLKIAAEVAGALSYLHSAASVPIIHRDVKSDNILLDETNTAKVSDFGASRLVPLDQIEVATMVQGTIGYLDPEYMQTSQLTEKSDVYSFGVVLVELLTGEKPFCAGRPEERRSFSMYFLSCLKKDSLHEVIHDGMWNEENKQEIKEVSVLAAKCLRLRGEERPSMKEVAMELEGLRLMNKHSWINEDINVEESRYLLHESSSRIDELGDSSKQGDYGYDSLKDHVLIALDDGR, encoded by the exons ATGAAAATGATGAAGCATGTGTTAATGATTAATGCATTAACCATGATGGTAGGAATAGCTGCACTTGCAGCTGATACCTGCAATGATATTATTCACACTTGTGGAGATGTTGAAATTCCATACCCGTTTGCCATATACAACAACAACCCGGATTGTTTCTCCCATCGACAATTACTTAAGCTCTACTGCAACAAATCCAAAATTTATGCGGGTAAGAACTTGCAAGTATTAAATATAAACATCTCCAAATCTCAAATCGAATGGTTGTTGGATGTCTCCAAGTATTGTGGTAAGGATAATGTTAATAATTATGAAAACACGCTTACCACAGCTTCTTATACCATTTCAAGCAAAGATAACAAGTTCATAACTGTTGGTAATAACAGTTACGGTTATCTTAACAGTTTCAGTGATGATGGCGGTAAATATTCAACAGGTTGCTTAACAAGATCTTTTGGTGATCCAAGAGACATTGATAATGGAACATGTTCGGGTATAGGGTGTTGCCAAGTTGACATTCCTCCTCGAATGACCAATATAAGTGTACAAGCTTACAATTTTAACAAATCATCCGAATCTTGTAGCTACTCGTTTGTTGTAAAGAATGATAGCTATACTTTTTCTTCCACTCATTTATCAAAAGGTTTACCTCAAAGGGAATTTCCTGCGGTTTTTGACTGGACCATTGGTGACGAAAACTGCTCTTCTGCCAAGAATAATGGAGTCAACTATGGGTGCAAGAGCAATAGCCACTGTGATGACAAGGATACATATTTTGGTTATCGATGCAAATGCAATCCAGGCTATGAAGGAAATCCTTATAATCCCATTGGCTGCACAG ACATTGACGAATGTGAAATCGGCCCACATGAATGCAAAACTAAAGAAAATTGTAGGAACACTGATGGGAATCACACATGTTTTTGTCCAAAGGGGTCTTCTGGAGATGGAACATTGAAAGGAGGGTGTCAACAAAATTTAAATACAATAGTACTTCCTATTGTCCTTG GAGCAGGAGCAGTATTTACTGTTCTATTTGCGGGGATAATTTTCTATTTACTAAACCAAAAAAGGAAACTTaacaaattgaaagaaaaattttATAAGCAGAATGGAGGTTCTATTTTGGAACAGAAACTTACCCAAAGACAAGACTCATCTCAAATAGctcatatttttaaagaaaatgaaCTGAGGAAAGCCACAAACAACTATGATGAGAGCTTAATCGTTGGTAGGGGAGGTTTTGGTACAGTTTTCAAAGGGGAACTAGAAGATAATAGAATCGTTGCTATCAAAAAGTCCAAAACAATAGATGAAAGCCAAGTCGAGCAATTCATTAATGAGGTGGATGTTGTCTCTCGAATAAATCACAGGAATGTGGTTAAACTGTTGGGATGCTGTCTAGAAACAGAAGTTCCTTTGTTGGTTTATGAATTTGTTAGCAATGGCACCCTTTCTGAATTTATACGCACAGAAATAGGTAAGGTGAATAATGTATCATGGAAAACTCGTCTTAAGATAGCAGCAGAGGTAGCTGGAGCTTTGTCATATCTACATTCAGCTGCCTCAGTACCTATTATCCACAGAGATGTCAAGAGCGATAACATTCTTTTAGATGAAACCAACACTGCGAAAGTATCTGATTTTGGAGCTTCAAGATTGGTTCCACTTGATCAAATAGAGGTAGCCACAATGGTGCAAGGAACTATTGGTTATTTAGATCCAGAGTATATGCAAACAAGCCAATTGACAGAGAAAAGTGATGTCTATAGCTTTGGAGTAGTTCTTGTGGAATTGTTAACAGGGGAGAAGCCTTTTTGTGCTGGTAGGCCGGAAGAGAGAAGAAGTTTTTCTATGTACTTTTTATCTTGCTTGAAAAAGGATAGTTTGCATGAAGTTATTCATGATGGTATGTGGAATGAAGAAAACAAACAAGAGATCAAGGAGGTTTCTGTTCTTGCGGCAAAGTGTTTGAGACTAAGAGGAGAGGAAAGACCAAGCATGAAGGAAGTGGCTATGGAATTGGAGGGACTGAGGTTAATGAATAAGCACTCTTGGATCAACGAAGACATAAATGTAGAGGAGAGTCGGTACTTGCTTCATGAATCATCTTCTAGAATTGATGAACTTGGTGATAGCAGCAAACAAGGAGATTATGGGTATGACAGCTTGAAAGATCATGTATTGATTGCCTTGGATGATGGAAGATGA